From the genome of Nicotiana sylvestris chromosome 2, ASM39365v2, whole genome shotgun sequence, one region includes:
- the LOC138886269 gene encoding uncharacterized protein, with translation MPSYAKNLKEILSSKRKLEEISVVMLTEKCNAILQNKLPQKLGDLGSFTIPCTLGGIYFEKALCDSGASINLIPLSIFRKLDLGEMKDIGVSLQFADQSTKKPKGIIENVLVRVDKFVFPVDFIVLEMKECPDEPIILGRPFLVTGRAIIDVHQGQLIVRVDEERIIFDMQKMLRFSRDESSSSCFSIDMISHLTDEYRDDQLTPDSMERYLTKSGTIQDDDPIIRREAEILEKDSEDQEMQPEEVQQNIELKILPSHLKYAYLEKE, from the coding sequence ATGCCTTCATATgcaaaaaatttaaaagaaattttgtcaagcaaaagaaaattGGAAGAAATTTCTGTAGTAATGCTTACTGAAAAATGCAATGCTATACTGCAAAATAAGCTACCACAAAAACTTGGTGATCTTGGCAgttttacaattccatgcactttGGGAGgaatatattttgaaaaagcaCTTTGCGATTCTGGAGCTTCAATAAATTTGATTCCACTTTCTATCTTTAGAAAATTGGATCTTGGTGAAATGAAGGACATAGGTGTTTCTCTTCAGTTTGCAGATCAGAGTACTAAGAAACCTAAGGGAATAATTGAAAATGTGCTTGTAAGAGTAGATAAGTTTGTTTTTCCCGTAGATTTTATAGTACTTGAAATGAAAGAATGTCCTGATGAACCAATTATTTTGGGTAGACCATTTCTTGTGACAGGTAGAGCAATTATAGATGTCCACCAAGGACAGCTAATTGTAAGAGTTGATGAAGAAAGGATCATTTTTGACATGCAAAAGATGCTAAGATTTTCAAGAGATGAATCATCATCTTCATGTTTTTCAATTGACATGATTAGTCATCTTACAGATGAATATAGAGATGATCAATTAACTCCAGACTCAATGGAAAGATACTTGACCAAATCAGGCACCATACAAGATGATGATCCCATCATTAGAAGAGAAGCTGAAATATTGGAAAAAGATTCTGAGGATCAGGAGATGCAACCAGAAGAAGTTCAACAAAATATTGAACTCAAAATACTCCCATCTCATTTAAAATATGCTTATCTTGAAAAAGAATAA